The following proteins are encoded in a genomic region of Methanocella sp.:
- a CDS encoding RAD55 family ATPase: MSERLSTGIHGLDKMTGGGFIRGDTALITGPPGTGKTTFGIQFLLEGIAKGENGVLVTVEELPEKIEDDALNFGWDLRKLEAEGRLKIYQLHSEMLQSGGAPIMQCLEVVNSIKAGRVVIDPISLYSMNVHDPNDLRREIYAFVNYMKENRLTLLLTHEVPDIITRISKISDYGLEFIVDCIIMLQYVEIESEIRRSVSVLKMRGSDHDIAIRRYRISGKGIEIESPFQGYEGIMSGTARKTGAEGFMEAFRR; the protein is encoded by the coding sequence ATGTCGGAGCGCTTAAGCACGGGCATACATGGCCTCGATAAAATGACCGGCGGCGGATTCATCCGGGGAGATACTGCGCTCATCACCGGTCCGCCGGGCACCGGCAAGACGACCTTTGGCATCCAGTTCCTGCTCGAGGGCATTGCTAAAGGAGAGAACGGCGTCTTAGTGACGGTTGAGGAGCTGCCGGAGAAGATCGAGGACGACGCCCTTAACTTCGGCTGGGACCTGCGGAAGCTCGAGGCCGAAGGCCGGCTGAAGATATATCAGCTTCACTCGGAAATGCTCCAGTCCGGCGGCGCCCCCATCATGCAGTGCCTGGAGGTGGTCAATTCCATAAAGGCCGGGCGTGTCGTGATCGACCCTATCTCTTTATACTCCATGAACGTCCACGACCCGAACGACCTGCGGCGTGAGATCTACGCCTTCGTGAACTACATGAAGGAGAACCGGCTGACGCTGCTTCTGACCCACGAGGTGCCGGACATCATCACCCGTATCTCAAAAATATCCGACTACGGCCTCGAGTTCATCGTCGACTGCATTATCATGCTACAGTACGTGGAGATCGAGTCGGAGATCCGCAGGTCGGTCAGCGTGCTCAAGATGCGGGGCTCGGACCACGATATCGCCATCCGGCGGTACCGGATCTCCGGCAAAGGCATCGAGATCGAGTCCCCGTTCCAGGGCTATGAGGGCATCATGAGCGGCACGGCACGAAAGACCGGCGCCGAAGGCTTCATGGAAGCGTTCAGGCGGTAG